One Pseudomonadota bacterium genomic region harbors:
- a CDS encoding ParA family protein, whose amino-acid sequence MENKIEPEARRSLLADLSEAMGPFLAEGVLEAPDLFARDAVFATSDAVPLGARDVWRLDRVVTGAEWVRAALPNEPPRPPRATLFGVKGGVGRSTAICVWSWHLATRGKKVLVVDLDLEAPGVSSMLLSSGAEPDYGLVDWLVEDAVGNADDELGRMMIAQSSLADGTPGQILVAPCGGTQGTHEYTDKLARAYVDIPTRHGLRTFAGRVAALVDHLERITAPDVVLIDSRSGIHDLAAIATVRLGTVSFLFAVDTRQTWDAYRILLSSWSRRPQAAHRIRAQLQMVAAQVPETHRVEYLARTQQRSYDLFADTLYEEAAPDDTNAFNFDVLAAEAPHYPLPVYWSRAMQAWEPTEGAVSYAELQGLYGEFLRRATDLVVGDEV is encoded by the coding sequence GTGGAGAACAAGATTGAGCCGGAGGCCCGCCGGAGCTTGCTTGCGGACCTCAGCGAGGCGATGGGCCCCTTCCTAGCGGAGGGCGTTCTCGAGGCGCCGGACCTGTTTGCGCGAGACGCCGTGTTCGCTACGTCTGATGCCGTGCCCCTCGGAGCCCGCGATGTTTGGCGCTTGGACCGCGTCGTTACCGGGGCCGAGTGGGTTCGTGCCGCGCTACCCAATGAGCCGCCTCGTCCACCCCGCGCCACCCTCTTCGGGGTGAAGGGTGGTGTGGGACGTTCAACCGCGATCTGCGTATGGTCTTGGCATCTAGCAACGCGCGGCAAGAAGGTCCTCGTAGTCGACCTGGATCTGGAGGCGCCGGGAGTGTCCTCGATGCTGCTCAGCTCTGGGGCGGAGCCGGACTATGGTCTGGTTGATTGGCTCGTCGAGGACGCTGTCGGCAATGCAGACGATGAACTCGGTCGCATGATGATCGCGCAGAGCAGCCTAGCCGATGGAACGCCTGGACAGATTCTCGTGGCGCCATGTGGTGGGACCCAAGGCACGCACGAGTACACTGATAAACTTGCGCGTGCATATGTGGACATACCAACCCGTCACGGCCTACGGACCTTCGCGGGAAGGGTCGCAGCTCTTGTGGACCACTTGGAGCGCATCACAGCGCCAGACGTCGTGCTCATCGATAGCAGATCTGGCATCCACGACCTCGCTGCGATCGCGACGGTGCGTCTTGGAACAGTGTCCTTCCTGTTCGCCGTCGATACACGTCAAACATGGGACGCGTACCGCATCTTACTTTCCAGCTGGAGCCGTCGTCCCCAGGCGGCCCACCGCATACGTGCCCAGCTGCAGATGGTCGCGGCCCAGGTCCCGGAAACCCATCGTGTGGAGTACCTGGCAAGAACTCAGCAGAGATCCTACGATCTGTTCGCGGATACTCTCTACGAGGAAGCGGCGCCAGACGACACAAACGCGTTCAACTTCGACGTTCTAGCAGCGGAAGCGCCGCACTACCCACTGCCGGTGTACTGGAGCCGGGCGATGCAGGCGTGGGAACCCACCGAAGGTGCTGTGAGCTACGCCGAGCTGCAGGGTCTCTACGGTGAGTTCCTGCGGCGTGCGACGGACCTAGTAGTGGGCGATGAGGTCTAA